The Chiroxiphia lanceolata isolate bChiLan1 chromosome 4, bChiLan1.pri, whole genome shotgun sequence genome contains a region encoding:
- the PLK4 gene encoding serine/threonine-protein kinase PLK4: protein MATCIGERIEDFKVGNLLGKGSFAGVYRAISLKTGLEVAIKMIDKKAMHKVGMVQRVQNEVKIHCQLKHPSILELYNYFEDSNYVYLILEMCHNGEMSRYIKNRKKPFSEDEARHFLHQIITGMLYLHSHGILHRDLTLSNILLTNNMNVKIADFGLATQLKMPHEKHYTMCGTPNYISPEIATRSPHGLESDVWSLGCMFYTLLIGKPPFDTDTVKNTLNKVVLADYEMPAFLSREAQDLIHRLLRKNPADRLSLSSVLDHPFMSRLSSAQSRDLGTSEDSMDSGNATISTTFTGSSSISTSGYLKEKKKLLVGQPLPNKITFFPKNKNSGNKSSGDGSGSFHQWGIQGKEISVTSRGRTIQPGEERPHSRYLRRAHSSDRSGTSHSQTQGISNIVDRCHSMEVLSKPKVGTRENMEYFSPANSYADIGEMFKEKTTSSSGSFEGQISPPVKDQPHSDYLCPMKPQVGLLEQKSQAETMQQWLGSMQTNVPLRPSADLTGNSNAHGGFRYHLDVQQDAPRNAWNALKDIRNPDASVDCPHSLNQRNPKKCIPGVLCKSEEFQPSPTCGLWSTSEQTQMWGPEPPAPQKPALRSIVSPLNARRLKPIRQKTKNAVVSILDTGEVCMEFLKEHHSQELVKEVLRISCDGNVIAVYHPNEGRGFLLDDRPPASSEGTCMYNFDNLPEKYWKKYQYAAKFVQLVRTKTPKVTFYTRYAKCMLMENSPTADVEICFYDGAKIHKTAGITRVIEKSGKSFTLKGENEAGLKKEIQVYMDHANEGHRICLALESAVLEEEKRSGSVPFFPIIVGRKPGNTESPQAVTPPLLDNINRSREAVALDRNKAASSTPVQTPNCTPVVYEKPTFMINTAETMCSSVHQMECSPNSAQLVKSVFVKNVGWASQLSSGAVWVQFNDGSQLVAQAGVSSVTYTSPDGQTTRYGEDDKLPEYIKEKLHCLSSILVMFTSPAGPH, encoded by the exons ATGGCGACCTGCATAGGCGAGAGGATAGAG GATTTCAAGGTGGGGAACCTCCTGGGGAAGGGGTCCTTCGCAGGGGTCTACAGAGCAATATCCCTGAAAACCGGTCTGGAAGTGGCCATCAAAATG ATAGATAAAAAAGCCATGCACAAAGTTGGAATGGTACAGAGAGTTCAGAATGAGGTGAAAATACATTGTCAGCTAAAGCATCCATCTATACTCGAG CTTTATAACTATTTTGAAGATAGCAACTACGTATACTTGATACTTGAGATGTGCCACAATGGTGAAATGAGCAGATACATAAAGAATAGAAAGAAACCCTTTTCAGAAGATGaag CCCGACACTTCTTACATCAGATTATCACAGGTATGCTGTATCTTCATTCTCATGGAATACTGCACCGAGACCTCACCCTTTCTAATATCTTACTCACCAATAACATGAATGTCAAGATTGCTGATTTTGGACTCGCAACTCAGCTGAAAATGCCTCATGAAAAGCATTACACCATGTGTGGAACTCCAAATTACATTTCTCCAGAGATAGCCACGAGGAGTCCTCATGGACTTGAATCTGACGTGTGGTCTTTGGGTTGTATGTTTTACACTCTTCTTATTGGAAAGCCACCTTTTGACACAGACACGGTCAAGAACACGCTGAATAAAGTAGTGTTGGCAGATTATGAAATGCCAGCCTTTTTGTCAAGAGAGGCACAAGACCTTATACACAGGTTACTCCGCAAAAATCCAGCAGATCGTTTGAGCCTTTCCTCAGTGTTGGATCATCCTTTTATGTCCAGGTTGAGCTCTGCACAGAGTAGAGATTTGGGAACTTCAGAAGATTCTATGGACAGTGGAAATGCTACCATCTCTACAACCTTCACAGGCTCTTCCAGCATCAGTACCAGTGGttatttgaaggaaaagaagaagctGTTAGTTGGACAGCCACTCccaaataaaattactttttttcctaaaaacaaGAATTCTGGTAATAAATCATCGGGAGATGGAAGTGGCTCTTTTCATCAGTGGGGAattcagggaaaggaaattaGTGTAACCAGCAGGGGAAGAAccattcagcctggagaagagagacCCCATTCGCGCTACCTCCGACGAGCCCACTCCTCAGATAGGTCTGGCACATCCCACAGTCAGACTCAAGGCATATCGAATATCGTTGATCGATGTCACTCTATGGAAGTGCTTTCCAAGCCTAAAGTAGGAACAAGGGAAAATATGGAATACTTTTCACCTGCCAACAGCTACGCTGATATAGGAGAAATGTTTAAGGAGAAGACTACTAGTAGTTCTGGTTCTTTTGAAGGGCAAATATCTCCACCTGTAAAAGATCAACCACA CTCGGATTATCTCTGCCCAATGAAGCCCCAGGTTGGTTTATTAGAGCAGAAGTCCCAGGCTGAGACAATGCAGCAGTGGCTTGGAAGTATGCAAACAAATG TTCCTCTGAGACCATCTGCAGACCTAACTGGCAACAGTAATGCACATGGAGGGTTTCGGTATCATCTGGATGTGCAGCAAGATGCCCCAAGAAATGCATGGAACGCCTTAAAAGATATAAGGAATCCTGATGCATCTGTCGATTGTCCACATTCTTTAAACCAGAGAAACCCAAAGAAATGCATCCCTGGAGTTCTCTGCAAATCTGAAGAATTTCAGCCATCTCCCACATGTGGCCTTTGGTCAACTTCAGAACAAACCCAAATGTGGGGCCCAGAACCACCAGCACCCCAGAAACCTGCACTGCGAAGTATTGTGTCACCTCTCAACGCTCGCAGGCTGAAACCAATCaggcaaaaaacaaaaaatgcagtG GTGAGCATTCTAGATACTGGGGAAGTGTGTATGGAGTTTCTGAAAGAACACCATTCACAGGAACTTGTGAAAGAAGTTCTCAGAATATCTTGTGATGGAAATGTG ATTGCAGTTTATCATCCAAATGAAGGAAGAGGTTTCCTTCTTGATGACAGACCTCCTGCTTCTTCGGAAGGCACCTGCATGTATAATTTTGACAACTTGCCAG aaaagtACTGGAAAAAATACCAGTATGCAGCCAAGTTTGTGCAGTTGGTaagaacaaaaaccccaaaagtgaCGTTCTATACAAGATATGCCAAGTGTATGTTGATGGAAAATTCACCCACTGCAGATgttgaaatttgtttttatgatg gagcAAAGATACACAAGACAGCTGGTATAACTCGTGTGATTGAAAAATCGGGGAAATCGTTCactttgaaaggagaaaatgaagcagGGTTGAAGAAGGAAATACAAGTTTATATGGATCATGCAAATGAA GGACATCGTATATGCCTTGCTTTGGAATCTGCtgttttggaagaagaaaaaaggagtggAAGTGTTCCATTTTTTCCAATAATTGTTGGAAG aaaacctGGCAATACTGAATCACCACAGGCTGTAACACCTCCCCTGTTGGACAATATAAACCGttcaagagaagctgtggcacTGGATAGAAATAAGGCTGCCAGTTCTACTCCAGTTCAGACTCCAAACTGTACTCCT GTGGTGTATGAAAAGCCTACATTTATGATCAACACTGCTGAAACTATGTGCTCCTCTGTTCATCAAATGGAATGCAGTCCAAATTCAGCCCAACTTGTAAAATCTGTCTTTGTGAAAAATGTTGGTTGGGCTTCTCAG CTGAGCAGTGGAGCAGTGTGGGTTCAGTTTAATGATGGATCCCAGCTGGTAGCCCAAGCAGGTGTTTCTTCTGTCACTTACACATCTCCAGATGGCCAGACAACCAG GTATGGAGAAGATGATAAATTGCCAGAATACATCAAAGAGAAACTGCACTGTCTGTCTTCTATTCTTGTGATGTTTACCAGTCCAGCTGGTCCTCACTGA